In one Kitasatospora cineracea genomic region, the following are encoded:
- a CDS encoding glycosyltransferase family 2 protein — MTANHLPSPPSDQELYWYFGPQRRWVPLLSALAFTLSAGTMLSFSLRTPALWPFLAVLGVNAVALALTCLNGLRRRRFTRGGHELLVATWQPAEPPSVDLYLPTCGEPLDILANAYRAVARNTYPGQLDVWVLDDADRPEVAALAKEFGYHYVVRPNRGEFKKAGNLNHALTLSRGEYVAILDADFAPRADLLQHLLPYFGDPKVGIVQSPQCFDTDASMGWVQRAAGSAQEWFFRWVQPSRDASDAAICCGSNAVYRRAAIDAAGGFARLDHSEDMYTGLALHQQGYTTRYVPVLVAKGTSPDSTTSFVNQQYRWTMGNLHLIGDRATRKAMTWRMRRCFDEGIIGYLAAAVNVLTAPLPPLVMLFAFPGEVRAWYVLPMLSLLWLWHVLLPRVSRTRWRSEVLRANVLMSFAAATAYWHTARGRSAAWVPTGVAKPGRSGGMARKVLLVSLLWTAGTLLATAAGVAAATWLHGWNTTWGLALYLAVQLHLGVPLIRDLYAELRPRAVESADSAESADSGAHPAMRPRRWPEALAVTSTLALVALLASGWAAPMLPWLG, encoded by the coding sequence ATGACTGCCAATCACCTTCCGTCACCACCTTCCGATCAGGAGCTCTATTGGTATTTCGGGCCTCAGCGCCGCTGGGTCCCGCTGCTCTCCGCGCTCGCCTTCACGCTCAGCGCGGGCACCATGCTCAGCTTCTCGCTGCGCACCCCGGCGCTGTGGCCGTTCCTCGCCGTCCTCGGCGTCAACGCCGTCGCACTCGCGCTGACCTGCCTGAACGGCCTGCGCCGCCGCCGCTTCACCCGGGGCGGCCACGAACTGCTGGTCGCCACCTGGCAGCCCGCCGAACCGCCGTCCGTCGACCTGTACCTGCCGACCTGCGGCGAACCGCTCGACATCCTGGCCAACGCCTACCGCGCCGTCGCCCGCAACACCTACCCGGGACAGCTCGACGTGTGGGTGCTCGACGACGCCGACCGGCCCGAAGTCGCCGCGCTGGCAAAGGAGTTCGGCTACCACTACGTGGTCCGCCCGAACCGCGGCGAGTTCAAGAAGGCCGGCAACCTCAACCACGCGCTGACGCTCAGCCGCGGCGAGTACGTGGCCATCCTGGACGCCGACTTCGCGCCGCGCGCCGACCTGCTGCAGCACCTGCTGCCGTACTTCGGCGACCCGAAGGTCGGCATCGTGCAGAGCCCGCAGTGCTTCGACACCGACGCCTCGATGGGCTGGGTGCAGCGCGCCGCCGGCTCCGCCCAGGAGTGGTTCTTCCGCTGGGTGCAGCCCAGCCGGGACGCCTCCGACGCCGCCATCTGCTGCGGCTCCAACGCCGTCTACCGGCGCGCCGCGATCGACGCCGCGGGCGGCTTCGCCCGGCTCGACCACAGCGAGGACATGTACACCGGCCTCGCCCTGCACCAGCAGGGCTACACCACCCGGTACGTGCCGGTGCTGGTCGCCAAGGGCACCTCGCCGGACTCCACCACCAGCTTCGTCAACCAGCAGTACCGCTGGACGATGGGCAACCTGCACCTGATCGGCGACCGGGCCACCCGCAAGGCGATGACCTGGCGGATGCGCCGCTGCTTCGACGAGGGCATCATCGGCTACCTGGCCGCCGCCGTGAACGTGCTCACCGCCCCGCTGCCGCCGCTGGTCATGCTGTTCGCCTTCCCCGGCGAGGTCCGCGCCTGGTACGTGCTGCCGATGCTCTCCCTGCTGTGGCTGTGGCACGTGCTGCTGCCCCGGGTCAGCCGCACCCGCTGGCGCTCCGAAGTGCTGCGCGCCAACGTGCTGATGAGCTTCGCCGCCGCCACCGCCTACTGGCACACCGCCCGCGGCCGCAGCGCCGCCTGGGTGCCCACCGGCGTCGCCAAGCCCGGCCGCTCCGGCGGCATGGCCCGCAAGGTGCTGCTGGTCTCGCTGCTCTGGACGGCCGGCACCCTGCTCGCCACCGCCGCCGGCGTCGCCGCCGCCACCTGGCTGCACGGCTGGAACACCACCTGGGGCCTGGCCCTGTACCTGGCCGTGCAGCTGCACCTCGGCGTGCCGCTGATCCGCGACCTGTACGCCGAACTCCGGCCGCGCGCCGTCGAATCCGCCGACTCCGCAGAATCCGCCGACTCCGGGGCCCACCCCGCGATGCGTCCGCGGCGCTGGCCCGAGGCCCTCGCCGTCACGAGCACGCTCGCCCTGGTCGCCCTGCTCGCCTCCGGCTGGGCGGCCCCGATGCTGCCCTGGCTGGGCTGA
- a CDS encoding acyltransferase family protein, whose amino-acid sequence MSTSTAPSTAPLTVVLNRPPAERPKFRPDIEGLRAVAVLAVLAFHAAVPGLAGGFVGVDVFFVISGYLITGLLRTETARSGRVRLAEFYSRRARRLLPSAAVVLAATAVLGALLTAPLRRADLERDVLASALSVANWRFVAEQTDYLAAGRDPSALLHFWSLAVEEQFYLLWAPLLALAARWAWRRRTLLGLTLLLGAGSFWLSLHWSAGAYLSTPTRAWQFAAGAVIALLPIDRLPKPVRELLGLGGLAGVLAAVLLFDARTPYPGYAALLPTAATAAIVLAGSGGTHLVGRALSLGAPRAIGRLSYNLYLWHWPVLVLAEAHWGTLHWGVKAALTAAAALPAYAALRWLEQPLRRSLVLGEIPRRGLSLGLTAVVFPVLLALVVGSGTIRNLGPATPPDPSGLPPGARTGSSLLAAAPPPHAPTVPNPVQARQDFPPDGACEVDPADTTSPPCRFGTGEDRIVLLGDSHAGQWFSALLGIAAQHRLSVEELVKQGCPLPELTVTNPQLGRTYHECDTWRANALTRLKDGPKPKLIVVSTLNRYTADRAALLHGWEQTLTPLRELGVPIVYLQDTPNPGLDVPACVSGHPDTTSACDFPRAEGLYADPLAEEIAAGRFPGVKAVEVNSVLCPAGGRSCPAVLEHVLLYRDDSHLTNAAAVVLTPRLDQLLTEAGVFGTGWTTLLHDGFDGPAGAGPDPATWQYDLGTCYPGCPAAQWGTGEIETMTDSAENVHLDGKGALEITPTRDPAGRWSSGRIESRRADLAAPAGGVLRVEAELALPAVNGKAAAGYWPAFWALGGKLRDGYTGWPGVGELDVLESVGGRGVFGTLHCGTTPGGPCKEPNGLGSGEQPCADCWGAFHTYTVEVDRSTSPERVRWLRDGRQYFEVTADQVDPAAWDQAVHHGVFLILNVAIGGNLPAAYGSSPTEATEPGHPMKVASVTVSTRQ is encoded by the coding sequence GTGTCCACCAGTACCGCTCCGAGTACCGCCCCGCTCACCGTCGTGCTGAACCGACCACCGGCCGAGCGGCCGAAGTTCCGACCCGACATCGAGGGCCTGCGGGCCGTCGCCGTCCTCGCCGTGCTGGCCTTCCACGCCGCCGTACCCGGCCTGGCCGGCGGCTTCGTCGGCGTCGACGTCTTCTTCGTCATCTCCGGCTACCTGATCACCGGACTGCTGCGCACCGAGACCGCGCGCAGCGGACGCGTCCGGCTCGCCGAGTTCTACTCCCGCCGGGCCCGCCGACTGCTGCCCTCCGCCGCCGTCGTGCTGGCCGCCACCGCCGTGCTCGGCGCCCTGCTCACCGCGCCGCTGCGCCGCGCCGACCTGGAGCGCGACGTCCTCGCCTCCGCGCTGTCCGTCGCCAACTGGCGCTTCGTCGCCGAACAGACCGACTACCTGGCGGCCGGCCGCGACCCGAGCGCCCTGCTGCACTTCTGGTCGCTCGCCGTCGAGGAGCAGTTCTACCTGCTCTGGGCCCCGCTGCTGGCCCTCGCCGCCCGCTGGGCCTGGCGGCGGCGCACCCTGCTCGGCCTGACCCTGCTGCTCGGCGCCGGCTCCTTCTGGCTCTCCCTGCACTGGAGCGCCGGCGCCTACCTCTCCACCCCGACCCGGGCCTGGCAGTTCGCCGCCGGCGCCGTCATCGCCCTGCTGCCGATCGACCGACTGCCGAAGCCGGTAAGGGAGTTGCTGGGCCTCGGCGGCCTGGCCGGGGTGCTCGCCGCGGTGCTGCTGTTCGACGCCCGCACCCCCTACCCCGGCTACGCCGCGCTGCTGCCGACCGCCGCCACCGCCGCGATCGTGCTGGCCGGCTCCGGCGGCACCCACCTGGTCGGGCGGGCGCTGTCGCTCGGCGCGCCGCGCGCGATCGGCCGGCTCTCCTACAACCTGTACCTGTGGCACTGGCCGGTGCTGGTGCTCGCCGAGGCCCACTGGGGCACCCTGCACTGGGGCGTCAAGGCCGCGCTCACCGCCGCCGCCGCGCTGCCCGCGTACGCCGCGCTGCGCTGGCTGGAGCAGCCGCTGCGCCGCAGCCTGGTGCTCGGCGAGATCCCGCGCCGCGGGCTGTCGCTGGGCCTGACCGCGGTGGTCTTCCCGGTGCTGCTGGCGCTGGTCGTCGGCTCCGGCACCATCCGCAACCTGGGCCCGGCCACTCCCCCGGACCCGTCCGGCCTGCCGCCGGGCGCCCGCACCGGCAGCAGCCTGCTGGCCGCCGCGCCGCCGCCGCACGCGCCGACCGTGCCCAACCCCGTCCAGGCCCGGCAGGACTTCCCGCCGGACGGCGCCTGCGAGGTGGACCCGGCCGACACCACCAGCCCGCCGTGCCGCTTCGGCACCGGCGAGGACCGGATCGTGCTGCTCGGCGACTCGCACGCCGGCCAGTGGTTCTCCGCGCTGCTCGGCATCGCCGCCCAGCACCGCCTGTCGGTCGAGGAACTGGTCAAGCAGGGCTGCCCGCTGCCCGAACTCACCGTCACCAACCCGCAGTTGGGCCGCACCTACCACGAGTGCGACACCTGGCGGGCGAACGCCCTGACCCGGCTCAAGGACGGCCCGAAGCCCAAGCTGATCGTGGTCTCCACGCTCAACCGCTACACCGCCGACCGGGCCGCCCTGCTGCACGGCTGGGAGCAGACCCTCACCCCGCTGCGGGAGCTGGGCGTCCCGATCGTCTACCTGCAGGACACCCCGAACCCCGGCCTGGACGTCCCGGCCTGCGTCTCCGGGCACCCCGACACCACCTCCGCCTGCGACTTCCCGCGCGCCGAGGGCCTGTACGCCGACCCGCTGGCCGAGGAGATCGCCGCCGGGAGGTTCCCCGGCGTCAAGGCCGTCGAGGTCAACTCGGTGCTCTGCCCGGCCGGCGGGCGCAGCTGCCCGGCCGTCCTGGAGCACGTGCTGCTGTACCGCGACGACTCGCACCTGACCAACGCCGCGGCCGTGGTCCTCACCCCGCGGCTGGACCAACTCCTCACCGAAGCGGGCGTGTTCGGCACCGGGTGGACCACCCTGCTGCACGACGGCTTCGACGGCCCGGCCGGCGCCGGGCCCGACCCCGCCACCTGGCAGTACGACCTGGGCACCTGCTACCCCGGCTGCCCGGCCGCCCAGTGGGGCACCGGCGAGATCGAGACCATGACCGACTCCGCCGAGAACGTCCACCTGGACGGCAAGGGCGCGCTGGAGATCACCCCGACCCGGGACCCGGCCGGCCGCTGGTCCTCCGGGCGGATCGAGTCCAGGCGGGCCGACCTGGCCGCCCCCGCGGGCGGAGTCCTGCGGGTGGAGGCCGAGTTGGCGCTCCCCGCCGTCAACGGCAAGGCCGCGGCCGGGTACTGGCCCGCGTTCTGGGCGCTCGGCGGCAAGCTCCGCGACGGGTACACCGGCTGGCCCGGCGTCGGCGAGCTGGACGTGCTCGAATCCGTCGGCGGGCGCGGCGTGTTCGGCACCCTGCACTGCGGCACCACCCCCGGCGGACCGTGCAAGGAGCCGAACGGCCTGGGCTCGGGCGAGCAGCCCTGCGCGGACTGCTGGGGCGCCTTCCACACCTACACCGTCGAGGTCGACCGCTCCACCAGCCCCGAACGGGTCCGCTGGCTGCGCGACGGCCGGCAGTACTTCGAGGTCACCGCCGACCAGGTCGACCCGGCCGCCTGGGACCAGGCCGTCCACCACGGCGTCTTCCTGATCCTGAACGTCGCCATCGGCGGCAACCTCCCGGCCGCGTACGGCAGTTCGCCCACGGAGGCGACGGAACCGGGCCACCCGATGAAGGTCGCCTCGGTCACCGTCTCCACCCGGCAGTAG
- a CDS encoding NADH:flavin oxidoreductase/NADH oxidase: MSALFEPLTLRSLTIPNRIWLSPMCMYSAASEGPDTGAATDFHLAHLGSRAAGGAGLVMVEATGVRPDGRISPWDLGLWNDRQQEQLARVAALITRHGSVPAIQLAHAGRKASTDKPLAGGGPLPVEQGGWPVVGPSPLPFNEGYPVPEEMTEAQIAELVEDFADSARRALAAGFQVVEVHGAHGYLTHQFLSPVSNHRTDGYGGDFAGRSRFAREVAAAVRAVWPAELPVFFRISATDWLPEEPSWTVEESVLLAKELQAIGVDLVDVSTGGNVPHAKIAVEPGYQVPFAETVRRESGLPVNAVGLITDAAQAEQIVAEGRADAVMLGRELLRDPYWPLHAARELDVPRNWPAQYGYAVGSRG; the protein is encoded by the coding sequence GTGAGCGCCCTGTTCGAGCCCCTCACCCTCCGCTCGCTGACCATCCCCAACCGGATCTGGCTCAGCCCGATGTGCATGTACTCGGCCGCCTCCGAGGGGCCCGACACCGGCGCCGCCACCGACTTCCACCTCGCCCACCTCGGCTCCCGCGCCGCCGGCGGCGCCGGACTGGTGATGGTCGAGGCCACCGGCGTCCGCCCCGACGGCCGGATCTCCCCGTGGGACCTCGGCCTGTGGAACGACCGCCAGCAGGAGCAGCTCGCCCGGGTCGCCGCGCTGATCACCCGGCACGGCTCCGTCCCGGCGATCCAGCTCGCCCACGCGGGGCGCAAGGCGTCCACCGACAAGCCGCTGGCCGGCGGCGGCCCGCTCCCCGTCGAGCAGGGCGGCTGGCCGGTGGTCGGCCCCTCCCCGCTCCCGTTCAACGAGGGCTACCCCGTTCCGGAGGAGATGACGGAGGCTCAGATCGCCGAACTGGTCGAGGACTTCGCCGACTCCGCCCGCCGCGCCCTGGCGGCCGGGTTCCAGGTCGTCGAGGTGCACGGCGCCCACGGCTACCTCACCCACCAGTTCCTCTCCCCGGTCTCCAACCACCGCACCGACGGCTACGGCGGCGACTTCGCCGGGCGCAGCCGCTTCGCCCGCGAGGTCGCGGCCGCGGTCCGGGCCGTCTGGCCCGCCGAACTCCCGGTGTTCTTCCGGATCTCGGCCACCGACTGGCTCCCCGAGGAGCCCAGCTGGACGGTCGAGGAGTCCGTCCTGCTGGCCAAGGAACTGCAGGCCATCGGCGTCGACCTGGTCGACGTCTCCACCGGCGGCAACGTCCCGCACGCGAAGATCGCCGTCGAGCCCGGCTACCAGGTCCCGTTCGCCGAGACCGTCCGCCGCGAGTCCGGCCTGCCGGTCAACGCGGTCGGCCTGATCACCGACGCCGCCCAGGCCGAGCAGATCGTCGCCGAGGGCCGCGCCGACGCCGTCATGCTCGGCCGCGAACTGCTCCGCGACCCCTACTGGCCGCTGCACGCCGCCCGCGAACTCGACGTCCCGCGCAACTGGCCCGCCCAGTACGGCTACGCGGTCGGCTCGCGCGGCTGA
- a CDS encoding metalloregulator ArsR/SmtB family transcription factor, with protein sequence MDHDRDCPGLLPEPATAELQLVCVLHALADPIRLRIVAELAGAGGSELNCLAFELPVTKSTMTHHFRVLREAGLIRQHRRGTSKMNTLRGDDLAARFPGLLDAVLAAAPACPNAAPAAAATPAASSAPAAPVASVAR encoded by the coding sequence ATCGACCACGACCGGGACTGCCCCGGCCTGCTGCCCGAGCCCGCCACCGCGGAGCTCCAGCTGGTCTGCGTGCTGCACGCGCTGGCGGACCCGATCCGGCTGCGGATCGTCGCCGAGCTGGCGGGCGCGGGGGGCAGCGAGCTGAACTGCCTGGCGTTCGAGCTGCCGGTCACCAAGTCGACGATGACGCACCACTTCCGGGTGCTGCGGGAGGCCGGACTGATCCGGCAGCACCGGCGCGGCACCTCGAAGATGAACACCCTGCGCGGGGACGACCTGGCCGCCCGCTTCCCGGGCCTGCTGGACGCGGTGCTGGCCGCCGCGCCCGCCTGCCCGAACGCCGCCCCGGCGGCCGCCGCGACGCCCGCCGCGAGCTCCGCACCCGCCGCGCCCGTCGCGTCCGTCGCGCGCTGA